The Cryobacterium sp. SO1 genomic sequence CGCCATCCTGGCTGAAGGCGGCGAATCCCTCTCCGGCGGTCAAAAACAGCGCCTGTCGGTCGCCAGGGCGCTGCTCGCCGACCGCCCGGTGCTGCTTCTCGACGAGCCGACAAGCGCCCTCAACGACTCGCTGGCCCATCACCTGATGGCAACGCTTCAGTCCGTGGCCCGAACGAAGGTTGTTTTGATGATCGCCCACCGCACGGAAACGCTCGACTTCGCTGGTCGGATTCTGCGCCTAGACGATGGTGTCCTCCATGAGTGCGAACAGGCAGTTCGCGCATGAATCGGCATCCGATCCTCGGGTTGGTCCCGTACCTGCGCGGAGAGACAAGAGGTCTTGCCTGGGCCTTCGCCGTGAGCGTGCTCAGTTCACTCGCCCTGGCAGCGCTGATGGTGGGTACGGCCTGGGCGTTGGGCCTCGCCGTGGTGGAGAACCGGGCCCCGCAGCCTGGCTTCTGGGCGCTGCTCGGTGCGGGGGTGCTGCTGCGGGCGGCGCTCACCTGGCAGGAAATGGACGTCTCGCACAGCCTTGCGTACCGGGTACTCGCCGCCCTGCGCATGAGCCTGTTCGACGGCTTCGCCCGCAGCACGCCATCCCCGAGCCACCTCAGCAGCCTTTCGCACAGCGGGGACCAATCCGCGGCCGCCATGGGCGACATCGAAAAGCTCGAGTTCTTCTACGCCCATACGATCGCTCAGCTCGCCGCGACCGGAGTCGTGGCTGTGAGCGGCATCGCGTTCCTGGGCGTCCTACACCCGTCCATGGCAGTGGCCGTTGTGGCGGCAGTAGTACTGCTCCTGGCCTGCAGCCGAGTTGGTGTGGCACGGTCCCGCCGGTTGGGCGAGAACATTCAGGAGTGCAACTCGGCTCTCTCGTCCCGGGTGGTCGAAAGCCTCACCGGGCGTCGCGAAATTATCGGTTACGGGCTCCAGGGACGCGTGGTCGACGATCTGGACCGATTCACCCGCCGAAGCGCAGGCCTACAACGCCAGCTCGATGCAACAACTGTCCTGACCACCGGCCTGCGCGACGTCATCATCGTCAGCACTGCGGTGGCCCTTGTCATCATCGCCACCTCAACTCCAGGCCTGAGCGTGGCGTTCCTGCCGCCGCTGATGGCGGGATGCTTTGCCGTGCTCGGCCCGGTGGCCGACGCCGGATCAACACTCAGTCAGCTCCATTCACACCGAGCCAGCGCTCGACGCGTCCTCGAGGGAATCGCCAAAACAACCGAGGTCGCCGATGCCACCGCACCGCTCCAGCTACCAGCCGGCGCCCTCGGCCTCGACGTCGTTGACCTCTCCTTTGGGTATGCCGCCGGCAATCCGGTCTTTACGGACTACAGCCTCACCATCGCACCAGGGGAACGGGTGGCACTTCGAGGCGCATCCGGCGCAGGAAAGACCACCCTCGCGCACCTGCTCTCTCGCTTATGGGCACCGGATACGGGACACATCGACCTCGTCAACCGGGCCGGCCACCGAGTCGGGCTAACCGAAATCCACGACGCTGACTTCCGGAGTGTCGTCGCCGTCGTCAGCCAGGACGCCCTACTGTTCCACGGCACCGTGATCGACAACCTCCGCCTGGCCGCACCGGCGGCGACGGTGGCCAACATCGCTTCTGTCCTTCACAAGGTGGGCGCTGACGACTTCATCGACGCCTGGCCCCAGGGTATGGATACCATCATCGGGGAACGAGGCACAGCCCTATCGGGCGGGCAGCAAGCCCGAATATGTTTAGCTCGCGCACTGCTCATGCGTGCGCGGATCCTGATCCTAGACGAAACGACGGCGAGCCTTGATCCCACCGCCGAAGGCGACGTTACCCGACTCGTTCAGGGCCTCTCCCCCGACGTGACGGTGATCACAATCACGCACCGAGCGTCAACGCTCGCCGCCTCTGGACGCATCATCGACATCCGTCGCCCGAGCTAACCTCGGGCGACGGACACCAGTTTCCGTTCTAGAAAGCCGTCGGATACAACTCGGCCGCCAGCTGCTGAACAACACGAATGTTGCCCAGAGTGCCGGGGAACACGTCCGCGGCACTGATCGCGATCATCCGGTCATTCTTCACTGCAGCAAGGTTGGGGAACGTTGCGCGAAGGTAGTCTTCGGTCTCCGCGGCTTGCTGCTCCGTGCTGACAGCGAAGACGATGGCCTCCGGGTTTTCGGCGGCGAGGGACTCCGGTGAGATACTCGCAGCGAAGAAGTCGGCAAAGGCCGCGTCATCTGGCGAGTACACGTTGTCTCCGCCGGCAAGTGAAATCATGTCGTATTCGACACCCGCACCGATTGCGGACAGCGATCCCCCTTCCACAAAGAGCTGGGCAACGCTCAGACGGGGCTCCTCAGCGATGGCTGCCTTCACGGCGGCTAGGTCGGCTCGTCCCTGGTCGCTCAGGGTCTTCGCGGCCTCCCGGACATCAAAAATTCGGCCGAGGTTGTCGATATCAGTGAAGATATCGTCGACCGTGCCCGCGTTGCGACGCTCGAGACACCCACCGGTTGCTGTGTAAGCATTCACCCCAGCTTGTTCGAGCTGGGCGATACTTGCGAAGCCCTGCTCAGCGGTGAACTCGTACCCGGTGGGCGAATACACAAAGTCCGGTTCTGCGCTGAGCAGAATTTCGCGCGTCGGCGGTGCGTCATCGCTCAGCACCGGAATGTTAGCCGCCTGTGCGGCCACATCGGCGGGCAACTCTGCAGTACCGACCTGGGCCTGGCCCACCAGGCTCTCGTCGAGGCCTAGGCGCAGCATCAACTCCGTTTGAGAAGGGCTCAAACCCACCGCGGATACTGGCACGCCCGTAAAATTTAGTGTGCGGCCGCAGTTTTCAACCGTCCAAGCGTCTGAAGAAGCAGCGGGGCCGCCGGTCGCGCCGACTCCCGTTCCGCAGGCGCTGAGGATGAGGACCATTCCGGTGGCCGCCGCGGTTGCCGTCAGGTTTCGTGTGAGGATACGGTGTTTCATTGCTGAGCTTTCTGTTTTGGTGTGGGGTTGGTTTGGCTGGACTGCCGTGAGCTGTAGGCGATGAGAAGCTGCCCAGTTTCGGGGTGACGCATGCGGTGTGAGCGCACCCCGAAGACGTCGCCGATTAGTTCGGGGGTCAGCACGTCTTCGGGTCGCCCGAAGGCGGCGACTCGGCCGGAGTGCATCACAGCGATCTCGTCGCAGTGTGCAATAGCCAGATTGAGGTCGTGCAAGGCCGCGATCGTGGTGAGGCCGAGGTTTGAGATGATGTGCATCAACTCGAGCTGGAAAGCGATGTCGAGGTGGTTGGTTGGTTCATCAAGCACAAGCACCCGGCTTTGTTGCACGAGGGCACGGGCCAGCAGAACCCGCTGCTTTTCACCACCGGACAGCCCGGAGAACGCCCGGGCTGCAAAATCGAGTGATCCGACATCCGACAGCGCTTGCTCTGCAAGGCTGAGATCGTGCCTAGTATCTGCACCGAATCCCTTTCGGTGTGGCACCCTCCCCAGAAGTACGACATCGAGAACATCCAGGTCAAATTCCGATTCGGATTCCTGGGCCATCACGGCCACGTTGAGTGCCACCGTTCGCAACGGCATGCTCCAGACGTCGGCGCCGTCCAACAGAACCGCACCGCCCGTCGGCCGTGCAACGCGGTAGAGGCTGCGCAGCAACGTT encodes the following:
- a CDS encoding ABC transporter substrate-binding protein gives rise to the protein MKHRILTRNLTATAAATGMVLILSACGTGVGATGGPAASSDAWTVENCGRTLNFTGVPVSAVGLSPSQTELMLRLGLDESLVGQAQVGTAELPADVAAQAANIPVLSDDAPPTREILLSAEPDFVYSPTGYEFTAEQGFASIAQLEQAGVNAYTATGGCLERRNAGTVDDIFTDIDNLGRIFDVREAAKTLSDQGRADLAAVKAAIAEEPRLSVAQLFVEGGSLSAIGAGVEYDMISLAGGDNVYSPDDAAFADFFAASISPESLAAENPEAIVFAVSTEQQAAETEDYLRATFPNLAAVKNDRMIAISAADVFPGTLGNIRVVQQLAAELYPTAF
- a CDS encoding ABC transporter ATP-binding protein, translated to MSISLGGTPVVHEASLVIEPGHTVGILGANGSGKSTLLRSLYRVARPTGGAVLLDGADVWSMPLRTVALNVAVMAQESESEFDLDVLDVVLLGRVPHRKGFGADTRHDLSLAEQALSDVGSLDFAARAFSGLSGGEKQRVLLARALVQQSRVLVLDEPTNHLDIAFQLELMHIISNLGLTTIAALHDLNLAIAHCDEIAVMHSGRVAAFGRPEDVLTPELIGDVFGVRSHRMRHPETGQLLIAYSSRQSSQTNPTPKQKAQQ
- a CDS encoding ABC transporter ATP-binding protein; the encoded protein is MNRHPILGLVPYLRGETRGLAWAFAVSVLSSLALAALMVGTAWALGLAVVENRAPQPGFWALLGAGVLLRAALTWQEMDVSHSLAYRVLAALRMSLFDGFARSTPSPSHLSSLSHSGDQSAAAMGDIEKLEFFYAHTIAQLAATGVVAVSGIAFLGVLHPSMAVAVVAAVVLLLACSRVGVARSRRLGENIQECNSALSSRVVESLTGRREIIGYGLQGRVVDDLDRFTRRSAGLQRQLDATTVLTTGLRDVIIVSTAVALVIIATSTPGLSVAFLPPLMAGCFAVLGPVADAGSTLSQLHSHRASARRVLEGIAKTTEVADATAPLQLPAGALGLDVVDLSFGYAAGNPVFTDYSLTIAPGERVALRGASGAGKTTLAHLLSRLWAPDTGHIDLVNRAGHRVGLTEIHDADFRSVVAVVSQDALLFHGTVIDNLRLAAPAATVANIASVLHKVGADDFIDAWPQGMDTIIGERGTALSGGQQARICLARALLMRARILILDETTASLDPTAEGDVTRLVQGLSPDVTVITITHRASTLAASGRIIDIRRPS